The window ATTGTAAAAAAGAAAGATGTAAATTTTATGGGGGAAAAGTTTAGATTAATAATTGACAAAATTTTTGACCCAGCTAAACATTATGCTCTTGAAGAGGCAATGATGAGGATAATGAATGAAGATGAAAGTTATCCAAATACTCTTAGATTAAGAAGAGTTAAAAAAAGTGTGCTTATAGGTTTTTTAGAAAATCCATATGATACAGTAAATATTGATTTTGCTTTAAAAAACAAAGTAAATATTATTAGAAGACACAATTTAGGTGGAACGGTTTATCAAGATTTGGGTAGTTTTATGTTTACATGTCTATATAGAAATGGCAGTTTTATATCATATTTAAATGAAGAAGATACTTATAACGAGTTTTCAGAATTAATAATTTTATTTTTAAATAAATTTGGAATTAAAGGTAAAAGAAGAGGTTTAAATGATGTAGTTGTTAATGATAAAAAAATCTTTGGTTCTTCTCTTATAAAGTTAGGTGATTCAATATCATTCACAGGAACTATTCTTGTTGATATAGATCTTGAATTTTTATCAAAAGTATTAAAATTTATAAATTCTAAATTTTCTGATAAAAATTTTTCAAACTTAAAAGATGCATTAA of the Caldisericia bacterium genome contains:
- a CDS encoding lipoate--protein ligase family protein, which produces MKKTNIVKKKDVNFMGEKFRLIIDKIFDPAKHYALEEAMMRIMNEDESYPNTLRLRRVKKSVLIGFLENPYDTVNIDFALKNKVNIIRRHNLGGTVYQDLGSFMFTCLYRNGSFISYLNEEDTYNEFSELIILFLNKFGIKGKRRGLNDVVVNDKKIFGSSLIKLGDSISFTGTILVDIDLEFLSKVLKFINSKFSDKNFSNLKDALTTISIELNKKIKIKEAYEKFLESFKEKFNIDFFRKKIGNKEMNLMKKLYYDKYGKWEWTFGLEKDYEEIYTKKIKSGLVIIRGKFKRIIEEIKIYGDFLFSDIEKIKEIEKSLIMKNYDEAIDILKISSLDFTLKEGLIEILNEIKNEKRGQ